The Micromonospora siamensis genome contains the following window.
GGCCCGCCGGGCGGCCCACGACGGCGACGTCGCCCGCGGCATGGCCATCACCACCGGCGGCATCAACACCCACTCCCCGGCCGCCCGGCTGCCCCTCGGCGTACGGACCGCCGTCTCCCGCGCGTTCCTGCGCACGCCGATCGGGCGGACGATGGGCGAACTGCTGGCGAAGACCCTCGACGAGACCCACCAGATCCGGCTCCACGACGGCCCCGCCGAACAGTGGTCGGCGGTCACCTCCGACGTGCTGCTCATGTACGGCGCCGCCGGTCCGCCCTACTACGCCCCCCTCAACGACGCCCTCGCCCGGGCCCTGCCCCGGGCCCGGGTCCTGCCGATCCCTCGCAGCGGCCACGACGGCATCAACCGCGCGCCCGCCCGGATCGTCGACCCCCTCGCCGCGTTCCTCGCCGCCGGCTGACCGGCGGCGGCGTCCAGCCGGCACGGCCGGCGGGGACGCGGTCCCGGCCGGTCGACCGTCCTACCCGGAGTCGGCCGGCCCGGGCGGTACCGTCGTTCCCGGAGCTTCCCGAGGGGCGGAGGAGGTGACGGTGACCGGGACCGCGTCCGACCGGCCGGCCGCGCCGGCCGACGCCGGGCCACCGGAGTCCCTGACCGAGCTGCTCGGCGGACGGCGGGGCGCGGCCGACGCGACCGGGCCACCGGTGGCGTTCGCCGTCGGCTGGCTGGCCGCCGGCCTCTGGGGCGGGGTGGGCGCGGCCGTGCTCACCGCCACCGGCCTGGCCGGCTGGCGGCTGCGCCGCGGCGACCGCCCCCGAGCGGTGCTGGTCGGGCTGCTGGCGGTCTGCGTGGCCGCGCTGGTCGCCCTGCGCACCGGCCGGGCCAGCGACTTCTTCCTGGTCCAGCTGGTCTCCAACGCGGCCAGCGCGCTGGCCTGGACGGTCAGCATCGCGCTGCGCTGGCCGCTGCTCGGGTTGGTCGTCGGCGCCGCGCTGGGCCAGCGGAGCCGGTGGCGCCGGGACCGCGCGCTGCTGCGGGCGTACTCCCGGGCCAGCTGGATGTGGGTGGCGACCTATCTGCTGCGGCTGGCGGTGTTCGTCCCGCTCTGGTTGGCGGGGCAGGTCGTCGGGCTGGTGCTGGCCCGGGTGGCGCTCACCTGGCCGCTGGTCGCGGCGGCGCTGGCGTCGAGCTGGCTGGTGATCCGCCGGTCGCTGCCACCGGGCCACCCGGGGCTGCGGCATCCGGTCACACCGGACCCGGTCGCACCGGTCGAGAAACGACGGAACGCCAAAAATTAATGGAGAGGCCGCCACGGGGGGAGCGGCCTCTCCGTGAAGTACGTTACTCCGTCCACGGGGCCCCGTGTGATCCCACGGGGCCTGAATTTTCCGGGCTTTTTCACGCCAGGTTCCACTCCGGGCAACGGGGTGGGCCGACCGGCCCGGCGCGTCGGCCGGACGGTGACCCACCCCTGGCCCGACCGTGGGTGTCAGGCCGCCCGCCGGCCGGTCCGCTCGTTCCCCCGGGACCCGCCGGCGACCGGGTGGGCGGGGCAGTGCCGCCCACCCGGAGACATCCCGGTCAGCCGTTCGGGAACAGGTTCCCGTAGTCGGCGTACGCCATGGCGACGTCGGCCTGGGCCCAGAACCGGTGGTAGTTGAACACCGGCTCCGCGCCGCCCTTGAGGTACGCGTCGACCTTCGGCCAGTCCGGGTCGTTCTTGTAGAAGGAACGGATGTCCACGAAGCTCTTGCCGGCGGCGATGGCGTCACCGTTGGGCATCTTCCCGGTCCAGCCCGGCGGGACGTAGAGACCCTGCCCGTCGGCGGCGTTGTAGACGTCGTCGAAGCGCTTGTAGTCGCCGCGCTTCTCCGGCCTCGACACGCCCTTGGCGTCGCTGGCGGCGTAGAGCGCGTCCAGCAGGCCCTTGGCGGTGTCCTTGGCGGCCACGTTGCCCGACTTGGCCGCGTACGCGATGAGGGTCCGCGCGTAGGCGGCGGCGACGCCGACGTCCTGGCCCTTCACCGTGACCTCGACGTGCAGGTTGGTGTTGGCCTGCGGCGCCGTCGGGTTCCAGTTGTTCGGCTGGCCGGTCCACTTCATGTCCGACGGGATGGACCAGTTGGCGCCCAGCGTGGTGTTGGCGATCGCCCACGGCACCCACTTGTCCAGCAGCGCCTTGGCCTTCGCGTTGCCGGTCTGCAGGTAGAGCTCCGCGATGCGCTGCATCGACCAGGCCTGCATGCCGAACCACTGGTTCGACGGCGGGTCGTTGTAGACCGGGTCGACGTCGTAGTACATGCCGTAGAAGGTGGCGGTGCCGGCCGGCGGCTGGGCGTAGCTGCCGTCCCAGCTGTTGGTGGCGCCACCGGCGATGCCGCCCTCGGCGGACTGCAACCAGGTGTAGAACTCCAACTGCCGGTCGAAGCTCTTCTGCCAGTCGGTGACCGCGGTCGGCGACTTCGGCTTCAGCTCCGGCACGTTGGTCAGCGCCCAGGCCGCGAGCGGGTTCTGGTAGCCGAAGTGGTTGTGGCTGGAGCCGATCCGCCAGGACCAGTTCTGCTGCGGGTCGTACGCGCCACCCCAGGCGTAGTACCAGGACATCAGGTAGTGCGCCGAGTCCTTGCCGCTGCCGGCCGGGCAGGTGCTGGCGCCGACGCAGTTGCCGATCTTCTTGAAGTACTTGTCGAACATGGCGTACCGCAGGTAGTCGCCCATCTTGGCGGCCTTGGCCACGGTGGCCGCGACGTCGGCTTCCTTGCCCTGCGCCTTGGCCCAGGTCAGCGCCCAGTACGCGGCCTGCACGGCGCGGGCGTCGGCGTCCGGGGCGTTGGTGTACTTCCACTGCTTGGCGGGGGCGTTGGACTCCTTGACGAACAGGTCCAGGTAGCCGTACTGGCCGCCGTGCTTGAACGTGTCGCAGGACGGCTGCGGGACGGTCTCCCAGACCGACTCCTGGGTGCCCCGCTGGAAGGTGTTGATGTACGCCGGCTTCGTGGTGCCGTCGCCGCAGCGGCCGAAGCCGTAGGTGTTGTCCACGTCGAGCAGCCAGTGCATGCCGTAGATGTCGCCGGTGCCGTAGGTGGACTGCAGCTCGCCGCGCAGCGGGTCCTGGCCGACCGGCACCGACGGCTGGAGGGCCGACGGGTACTGGCTGGGCAGGTTGTACTCGGCGGCGTACTGCGCCGTCCCGGGAGCCCCAGCAGTGGGCTGGTCTGAATGATTCGGAATTATATATTTTTCCATGACCGTCCACGCGTTGTTGAACGGGGCCCAGTTCTGGGTGACCCGGCCGTACTGCGCCTCCAGCCAGAGCCAGAAGCTGAACGCCTCGGACGTGGTCTCGTGGCCGTGGTCCGGCGCCTCGACGATCAGCGTCTCCACCGAGTGGTACGGCACGCCCTCGGGGCTGAAGTAGCCCGAGTTCTTGATCTTGCCGTACTGGTCGAGGAACTTCTTGATGTACGCGTTGTCCCCGCCGGGGGTGTCGTTGTCGATCTCGGTGGCGGTGACGGTGAGCGGGGCGATGCCGGTGGCCGAGGCGGTGACGGTGGCGGTGCCCCCGACGGTGTCGGCGTCCTCGGCGGCCGCGACGGTGGCGGTGACCCCGGTGTTCCAGTTGGCCGGGGTGAGGGTCAGCGTCGTCGGCGAGACGGTGATGTCGCTGTCCCCGGTGACGGCGAGGGTCACCGGGACGTTGGCGGTCGGCGCCGCGCTGAGGGTGTACCTGACCGTGGCGGTGCCGCCCTCGTTGACGCTCACGGCCGACGGGGTGGCGACCAGCCGCGGCCCGGTGGCCGGGTTGACCGTGAAGGACTTCTCGGCGATCGCCGAGCCGCCGGCGTTGTCGTACGCCTTGGCCTGCACGGTGTAGCTGCCGGCCGGCAGGCCGAGCAGGTCGTAGCCGTACGGGGCGGTGGTGTCGGTGTTGACCAGCAGGCCGTTGCGGTAGAACTCGACCTTGCTGATGGTCCCGTCGGGGTCGCTGGCGGTGGCGGTCAGCGGCACGTCGGCCGGTGCCGCGAAGGGCCCGGCCGGTACGCCCAGCGACACCGTCGGCGGCTGGTTGGCCACCGCCCCGTTGCAGGCCACCCCGTTGAGGGTGAACGCGGTGGGCTTCGGGTTGCTGCCGGAGTAGGCGCCGTTGAAGCCGATGGTGGTGGCGGCGCCGGTGGCGAGGCTGCCGTTCCACGACTCGTTGGTCGCGGTCACCTCGCTGCCGCTCTGGCTCCACCGGGCCGACCAGCCCTGGGTGACCCGCTGGCTGCTGGTGGGGAAGGCGAACTTCAGCGCCCAGTTGTTCAGCGCGTCGCCCAGGTTCTTGATGGTGACGGTGGCGGTGAAGCCGGTGTCCCAGTCACTGGTCACATAGGTCACGTCGCAGGCCGGGGCGGCCTGCGCGGCGCCGGCCGGCAGGGTGATCCCGCCGATGGCCAGCGCGGTAGCGGCGAGCATCGCCGTGCGGCGACGTCGTGCCAGGAGTCTCATGTGCGCGGTGTCTCCTCGGACCGGGCCGGGGCGTACGGGCCCCGGCGGGACACCTCCACGCGGTGCACGCGGGGGGACGGAGGCGTCCGGAACGGTGGGGTCGTCGGGGGCGGGAGCACGGCTGGGTGCCGCCGGTCCGTTCCCTCGGGGCGCGCCGCGCCGGATCTCCGGCTGCCCTCGGCGGCCCGCCTCGCGCCAGCTGGCTCCGCTGCGGTGATTCGACAGTGTGCCATGGAAGCGCTCCCACGACAACCACCAGGGCGCTCACGCACATCCATGTTTCGATCTCATTTTGGGGCTTTCACAAAGCCGTGACGGGCGTTACAGTCGCTGCATCGCCGATGGGAGCGCTTCCATCGACGATGGTGCGAAGAAAGATCGCCCGGGGCGCCTCGGCGTCCCGGCGGACCAGCCACAAGGCTGACGACGGGCCAGCCCGGACGCCGCCGTCAGCCGTCACCCACCGGCATGGAGGGAGGTGGAACCAGAGCCACTCGCGTGGCCCGGCTCCCGCGCGACACGCACGGCCGGAGACCCAATCCACTCGTGCGTGGTTGCATCGCGGTGGGGACGGGGGTTGCCCTCCCCCGTCCCCACACTAAACCCCCGCCCCCGGCGGGAAAAGAGGCCGACGGGACAGGCGTACGACGCCACCCGGACGGCCTCGTTCGCTGCTCGGGGCCCGTGGACGCCCGCACCGCCGCACCGGCGCCCCGCCGCCCCTGCCCCGCACACCCGGTCGCCCGAACGGCGGGACCGCCGGCCCACCGGCCGCCGGAGCCCCTCACAGCGCGGAGGGTCGCGCCTACCCTATGCTGGGAGCGCTCCCGGTCGTCCGGCGCGCGCCCCACCCACGAGGAGAACCGCCCATGTCGATACTCAGCCGTCGGCACCTGCTCCGCCGCGCCGCGCTCTCCGCCGACGCCACCGGGGCCCCCGGCCCGACCCGCGCCCCGGCGCCCCCCACCGCCGAGGCCGACGCGCCCGCCGGTGGGCTGCGGTTCCCGCCGGGCTTCGGCTGGGGCGCGGCCACCTCGGCATACCAGATCGAGGGCGCCGCCAAGGAGGACGGCCGCGGCGAGTCGATCTGGGACACCTTCAGCCGTACGCCCGGGCGCACCCGCAACGGCGACACCGGCGACGTGGCGGCCGACCACTACCGGCGCTGGCCCGAGGACCTCGACCTGATGCGCGACCTCGGCCTGCGCAGCTACCGCTTCTCCGTCTCCTGGCCCCGGATCCAGGCCGACGGCACCGGCCGGCCCAACCAGCGCGGCCTGGACTTCTACCGGCGCCTGGTCGACGGGCTGCACGAGCGCGGCATCGCCCCGATGGTCACCCTCTTCCACTGGGACCTCCCCCAGGCGCTCCAAGACGCCGGCGGCTGGGAGAACCGGGACACCGCCCACCGCTTCGCCGACTACGCCACCGCCGTCTTCGAGGGCCTCGGCGACCAGGTGCCGGTCTGGTTGACCGTCAACGAGCCGAAGACCGTGGTGCAGAACGGCTACCTGTGGGGGCACCACGCGCCGGGCCGGCAGGACGC
Protein-coding sequences here:
- a CDS encoding alpha/beta fold hydrolase, with the translated sequence MTAVTAHDGATITLHSTGDGPDVVVVHGGGVTVGVYRRLADRLADRFTVHLYNRRGRADAAPRREPYTFDQDIDDLAAVLERTGARNVIGHSSGGFIALQAALRLPIDRLALYDLAISIDGGFPGDWIDEARRAAHDGDVARGMAITTGGINTHSPAARLPLGVRTAVSRAFLRTPIGRTMGELLAKTLDETHQIRLHDGPAEQWSAVTSDVLLMYGAAGPPYYAPLNDALARALPRARVLPIPRSGHDGINRAPARIVDPLAAFLAAG
- a CDS encoding glycoside hydrolase family 48 protein, translating into MARRRRTAMLAATALAIGGITLPAGAAQAAPACDVTYVTSDWDTGFTATVTIKNLGDALNNWALKFAFPTSSQRVTQGWSARWSQSGSEVTATNESWNGSLATGAATTIGFNGAYSGSNPKPTAFTLNGVACNGAVANQPPTVSLGVPAGPFAAPADVPLTATASDPDGTISKVEFYRNGLLVNTDTTAPYGYDLLGLPAGSYTVQAKAYDNAGGSAIAEKSFTVNPATGPRLVATPSAVSVNEGGTATVRYTLSAAPTANVPVTLAVTGDSDITVSPTTLTLTPANWNTGVTATVAAAEDADTVGGTATVTASATGIAPLTVTATEIDNDTPGGDNAYIKKFLDQYGKIKNSGYFSPEGVPYHSVETLIVEAPDHGHETTSEAFSFWLWLEAQYGRVTQNWAPFNNAWTVMEKYIIPNHSDQPTAGAPGTAQYAAEYNLPSQYPSALQPSVPVGQDPLRGELQSTYGTGDIYGMHWLLDVDNTYGFGRCGDGTTKPAYINTFQRGTQESVWETVPQPSCDTFKHGGQYGYLDLFVKESNAPAKQWKYTNAPDADARAVQAAYWALTWAKAQGKEADVAATVAKAAKMGDYLRYAMFDKYFKKIGNCVGASTCPAGSGKDSAHYLMSWYYAWGGAYDPQQNWSWRIGSSHNHFGYQNPLAAWALTNVPELKPKSPTAVTDWQKSFDRQLEFYTWLQSAEGGIAGGATNSWDGSYAQPPAGTATFYGMYYDVDPVYNDPPSNQWFGMQAWSMQRIAELYLQTGNAKAKALLDKWVPWAIANTTLGANWSIPSDMKWTGQPNNWNPTAPQANTNLHVEVTVKGQDVGVAAAYARTLIAYAAKSGNVAAKDTAKGLLDALYAASDAKGVSRPEKRGDYKRFDDVYNAADGQGLYVPPGWTGKMPNGDAIAAGKSFVDIRSFYKNDPDWPKVDAYLKGGAEPVFNYHRFWAQADVAMAYADYGNLFPNG
- a CDS encoding DUF3159 domain-containing protein; its protein translation is MTGTASDRPAAPADAGPPESLTELLGGRRGAADATGPPVAFAVGWLAAGLWGGVGAAVLTATGLAGWRLRRGDRPRAVLVGLLAVCVAALVALRTGRASDFFLVQLVSNAASALAWTVSIALRWPLLGLVVGAALGQRSRWRRDRALLRAYSRASWMWVATYLLRLAVFVPLWLAGQVVGLVLARVALTWPLVAAALASSWLVIRRSLPPGHPGLRHPVTPDPVAPVEKRRNAKN